In Blautia wexlerae DSM 19850, a single window of DNA contains:
- a CDS encoding LacI family DNA-binding transcriptional regulator: MNINEIAKLAGVSRATVSRYLNNGYVSEEKKKNISRVIEETGYQPSSQAQRLRTKKTKLVGVILPKIDSNTISREVAGISDILTKKGYQLILANTNNSVEEELKYLSLFRDNQVDGVIFIATILTKQHREMMKGFKVPIVLLGQQLDGYPCIFQDDYKAAVNLTEQMVKTGKKFGYITVTDKDEAVGRQRKSGVEKVLGENQITLESGCVKCGNFTLESGYEKAKELFTEHPDVDTLICATDTMAVGAANWLKENGYQIPQQVQIAGMGDSFLGKIIEPKLTTVHFFYKTSGMESAKVLVDLIESKETSSVHKEIKMGCKVVLRESHRNI, from the coding sequence TCTGAACAATGGTTATGTCAGTGAGGAAAAGAAAAAAAATATCAGCAGAGTTATTGAAGAAACCGGGTATCAGCCTTCTTCACAGGCGCAGAGGCTGCGTACTAAGAAGACAAAACTGGTCGGAGTAATTCTGCCAAAGATAGATTCCAATACGATCAGCCGGGAAGTTGCCGGAATCAGTGACATACTTACCAAAAAAGGATATCAGCTGATACTGGCAAATACAAATAACAGTGTTGAAGAAGAATTGAAATATCTTTCACTGTTTAGGGATAATCAGGTCGATGGTGTTATTTTTATTGCCACCATATTGACAAAACAGCACAGGGAAATGATGAAGGGATTTAAAGTTCCGATTGTTTTACTTGGACAACAGCTGGATGGTTATCCATGTATTTTTCAGGACGATTATAAGGCTGCTGTAAATCTTACTGAACAGATGGTGAAGACAGGAAAGAAGTTTGGATATATTACAGTTACGGATAAAGATGAGGCAGTTGGCAGGCAGCGAAAATCAGGTGTGGAGAAGGTTCTTGGAGAAAATCAGATCACATTGGAAAGTGGATGTGTAAAATGCGGAAATTTCACATTAGAGTCAGGATATGAGAAAGCGAAAGAACTTTTTACGGAGCATCCCGATGTAGATACATTGATCTGTGCAACAGATACCATGGCAGTTGGAGCGGCAAATTGGCTGAAGGAGAACGGATATCAGATTCCTCAACAGGTTCAGATTGCCGGAATGGGAGACAGTTTTCTGGGAAAGATCATAGAACCAAAGCTAACTACTGTACATTTTTTTTATAAGACAAGTGGAATGGAATCAGCAAAAGTGCTGGTAGATTTGATAGAATCTAAGGAAACATCATCTGTACATAAAGAAATAAAAATGGGATGTAAGGTGGTACTCAGAGAGTCTCACCGAAATATATGA
- a CDS encoding PTS beta-glucoside transporter subunit IIBCA, translated as MDYRKTAQEIYDHIGKKENIISAAHCATRLRLVISDNSKADKEYVENIEGVKGVFFAQGQMQIILGTGVVNKVYDEFIRIAGVSESSKEELKKVAASRANPVQRLIKTLGDIFVPIIPAIVASGFLMGIMEALNFMVNNGFLNIDTSGSIYTFAQLFSNTAYTFLPILIAYSGAKVFGANPYLGAVIGMIMIHPNLQNAWTVATEGVKATQKVWFGLYSIDMVGYQGHVIPVIIAVWVLAQIEKRLHKVVPAMFDLFVTPLVSVFVTGYLTLSIIGPIFVTVENGLLNGIQWLIALPFGIGSFIMGAFYAPTVVAGVHHMYTIIDLGQLSKFGVTYWLPLASAANIAQGGATLAVALKTKDQKIKSMAVPSALSACMGITEPAIFGVNLRFGKPFVMGCIGGAFGALFASVTGLGATGTGVTGIFGILLCLNNPVSYILMFVIAFGAAFVLTWLFGYKDTNVSEKTESVEAVGDKSTTEKSNADDSVLYSVSEGTAILLSQVNDATFASEVLGKGIAVIPSKGEVVAPCDAVVETVFDTKHAVGLSTESGMELLIHIGINTVELNGKYFTSHVKNGDHVKKGQLLVSFDMEKVKAAGYDVTTPLIVTNSDDYKDVKILSEDSVTPSDKVLEIVK; from the coding sequence ATGGATTACAGAAAAACAGCACAGGAGATATATGACCATATCGGTAAAAAAGAAAATATTATTTCCGCAGCTCATTGTGCCACACGTCTTCGCCTGGTTATCAGTGATAATTCAAAGGCTGATAAGGAATATGTTGAGAACATTGAAGGTGTAAAAGGTGTTTTCTTTGCGCAGGGACAGATGCAGATCATTCTGGGAACAGGTGTAGTTAATAAAGTATATGATGAGTTCATCCGGATTGCAGGAGTTTCTGAGAGCAGTAAAGAAGAGCTGAAAAAAGTTGCGGCTTCCAGGGCAAATCCGGTACAGAGACTGATCAAGACACTTGGAGATATTTTTGTGCCGATTATTCCTGCAATTGTTGCAAGCGGTTTCCTGATGGGAATTATGGAAGCACTGAACTTCATGGTAAACAATGGATTTTTGAATATTGATACCAGCGGTTCTATTTATACATTTGCACAGCTTTTCAGTAATACGGCATATACGTTCCTGCCAATCCTCATCGCATACAGCGGTGCTAAAGTGTTTGGTGCAAACCCGTATCTGGGTGCAGTTATCGGTATGATCATGATTCATCCGAATCTCCAGAATGCATGGACAGTTGCCACAGAAGGTGTTAAAGCAACTCAGAAAGTATGGTTTGGACTTTACTCTATTGATATGGTCGGATATCAGGGGCATGTAATTCCGGTTATCATTGCAGTATGGGTACTGGCTCAGATTGAGAAGAGACTTCACAAAGTAGTGCCGGCAATGTTTGATCTGTTTGTTACTCCGCTTGTAAGTGTCTTTGTAACAGGATATCTGACATTATCCATTATCGGACCTATCTTTGTCACTGTTGAGAACGGACTTCTGAATGGGATTCAGTGGCTGATCGCATTGCCATTTGGTATCGGAAGTTTTATTATGGGTGCGTTTTATGCACCGACGGTGGTTGCCGGTGTTCACCATATGTACACGATCATTGATCTTGGACAGTTGTCTAAATTTGGAGTTACTTACTGGCTGCCTCTTGCTTCTGCAGCGAATATTGCACAGGGTGGAGCCACTCTTGCAGTAGCACTTAAGACAAAGGATCAGAAGATTAAATCAATGGCAGTTCCGTCTGCATTAAGTGCCTGTATGGGAATTACTGAACCTGCGATCTTTGGTGTTAACCTTCGCTTTGGAAAACCATTTGTGATGGGATGTATTGGTGGTGCATTTGGTGCACTGTTTGCATCTGTTACAGGACTGGGGGCTACGGGAACTGGCGTAACCGGTATCTTTGGAATTCTTCTTTGTCTGAATAATCCGGTTTCTTATATTCTTATGTTTGTGATTGCATTTGGTGCTGCCTTTGTACTTACCTGGTTGTTTGGATATAAGGACACTAATGTTTCTGAAAAGACAGAAAGTGTTGAAGCTGTGGGAGATAAATCAACAACAGAAAAAAGCAATGCAGATGATTCTGTGCTTTATAGTGTATCAGAAGGAACTGCGATTTTGCTTTCCCAGGTAAATGACGCTACATTTGCTTCGGAAGTACTTGGAAAAGGAATTGCCGTAATTCCATCGAAGGGTGAAGTTGTTGCTCCATGTGATGCTGTGGTTGAGACTGTTTTTGATACAAAGCATGCAGTTGGTTTAAGTACGGAAAGTGGTATGGAGCTTCTGATCCATATCGGGATCAATACAGTGGAATTGAATGGAAAATATTTTACATCTCATGTAAAGAATGGAGATCACGTAAAGAAAGGCCAGCTTCTGGTTTCCTTTGATATGGAGAAAGTTAAGGCAGCAGGATACGATGTGACGACGCCTCTTATTGTAACGAATTCGGATGATTATAAAGATGTGAAAATTCTGTCGGAAGATTCGGTAACACCATCAGATAAAGTATTGGAGATTGTGAAATGA
- a CDS encoding glycoside hydrolase family 32 protein, which produces MSTLTKVLERNIKVIEKNADLTEGRFRLGHHLMPPVGWLNDPNGLCWYKGRYHVFFQYAPFDVEGGLKFWGHYTSEDLVDWKYEGTALYPDSPYDCHGVYSGSALAESEKLHLFFTGNVKIDGDYDYINEGRETSTLHVESEDGIHFGDKEEIISFEKYPEEFTCHIRDPKVWKENDRYFMVLGGRLKGDKGAVLVYESENLKEWKFKHIITTPEAFGYMWECPDYFELDGKKFLSVSPQGLKREEFRFQNIYQSGYFPVKEDGSVDERDFREWDMGFDFYAPQTFTDNSGRRLLIGWMGMPDAEEEYTNKTIDEGWQHCLTVPRELRVKDGKIFQYPAKELERLRKEKTILDDEKSIVEVRVEVNEGFDLLIEDIAVTDRSFQISMGGQMLFKYENEIAEIGFSEIAGAGRNKRKAKVSELNNIRILADTSAVELYLNDGEIVFSTRYYPDREDLQLKVKGGKFRGNLWNLRKMIFTK; this is translated from the coding sequence ATGAGTACGCTAACTAAAGTTCTTGAAAGAAATATAAAAGTAATTGAAAAGAACGCAGATCTGACAGAAGGAAGATTCCGGCTTGGACATCATCTGATGCCGCCGGTCGGATGGCTCAATGATCCGAATGGACTATGCTGGTATAAAGGCAGATATCATGTGTTTTTTCAATACGCTCCCTTTGATGTGGAAGGCGGACTGAAATTCTGGGGACATTATACAAGCGAAGATCTGGTAGACTGGAAATACGAAGGGACAGCTCTTTATCCGGATTCTCCTTATGACTGTCATGGTGTCTATTCCGGATCTGCATTGGCAGAGAGTGAAAAACTTCATTTGTTTTTCACCGGGAATGTAAAGATTGACGGTGATTATGATTATATTAATGAAGGACGTGAGACCAGTACGCTTCATGTAGAAAGTGAGGACGGAATTCATTTCGGAGATAAAGAAGAGATAATTTCTTTTGAAAAATATCCGGAAGAGTTTACCTGTCATATCAGAGACCCGAAAGTCTGGAAAGAAAACGACAGGTATTTTATGGTTCTTGGTGGACGTCTTAAGGGAGATAAAGGTGCAGTTCTGGTTTATGAATCAGAAAATCTGAAAGAATGGAAATTTAAACATATAATAACCACACCGGAAGCTTTTGGCTATATGTGGGAATGCCCGGACTATTTCGAACTGGACGGGAAGAAATTTCTGTCTGTATCACCACAGGGCTTGAAGAGGGAAGAATTTCGTTTTCAGAATATCTATCAGTCAGGCTATTTTCCGGTAAAAGAGGATGGCTCTGTAGATGAAAGAGACTTTCGTGAGTGGGATATGGGATTTGACTTTTATGCTCCACAGACCTTTACAGATAACAGCGGAAGGCGACTTCTGATAGGATGGATGGGAATGCCGGATGCAGAGGAGGAATATACCAATAAAACCATTGATGAAGGCTGGCAGCATTGTCTTACCGTACCGCGGGAACTGAGGGTAAAGGATGGAAAAATATTCCAGTATCCGGCAAAAGAACTGGAGAGACTCCGAAAAGAGAAAACAATTCTTGATGATGAAAAATCAATTGTTGAGGTTCGTGTAGAAGTAAATGAAGGTTTTGATCTGTTAATTGAAGATATTGCAGTGACAGACAGAAGTTTTCAGATCAGTATGGGCGGACAGATGCTCTTTAAATATGAAAATGAAATTGCGGAGATTGGATTTTCTGAAATTGCGGGTGCAGGAAGAAATAAGCGGAAAGCGAAAGTCAGTGAACTGAACAATATCCGGATTCTTGCAGATACTTCTGCAGTGGAACTTTATCTGAATGATGGAGAGATTGTATTCTCAACCAGATATTATCCGGATCGTGAAGATCTGCAGCTAAAGGTAAAAGGCGGAAAATTCAGGGGAAATCTCTGGAATCTTCGAAAAATGATATTCACAAAATAA
- a CDS encoding GIY-YIG nuclease family protein codes for MNYTYIVKCADGTLYTGWTNCLQKRMKAHNEGKNGAKYTRTKRPVTLVYYEGFSTKEEAMRREYEIKQFTRNKKLELLSF; via the coding sequence ATGAATTATACTTACATTGTTAAATGTGCAGATGGGACTCTTTATACAGGGTGGACAAACTGTCTACAAAAACGTATGAAAGCACACAACGAGGGAAAGAACGGCGCGAAATATACAAGGACCAAAAGACCGGTTACACTTGTATATTATGAAGGATTTTCAACAAAAGAAGAAGCGATGAGACGTGAATATGAGATTAAACAATTTACCAGAAATAAAAAACTGGAGTTGCTGAGCTTCTGA
- the trhA gene encoding PAQR family membrane homeostasis protein TrhA, which produces MKFKLKDPGSAITHGIALLLAAVGAVPLIIKAARSYDVLHIVALSIFILTMVLLYAASTIYHSVDSTEKVNRRLRKMDHMMIFVMIAGSYTPVCLIVLHNRIGYILCALVWSIAVLGIILKGCWITCPKWLSSVLYIAMGWLCVLAFVPIFHALPRAGFDWLLAGGIIYTIGGVIYALKVPLFNSRHKNFGSHEIFHIFVMLGSACHFIVMYFFVAPLPV; this is translated from the coding sequence ATGAAATTTAAATTAAAAGATCCCGGAAGTGCAATCACTCATGGTATTGCCCTTCTTCTCGCTGCAGTCGGAGCAGTTCCTCTTATTATCAAGGCAGCGCGTTCTTATGATGTGCTCCATATTGTTGCTTTAAGTATTTTTATCCTTACCATGGTTCTGCTCTATGCAGCCAGTACCATTTACCATTCTGTAGATTCTACAGAGAAGGTCAATCGACGGCTGCGAAAAATGGATCACATGATGATTTTTGTGATGATCGCCGGAAGCTATACTCCTGTATGCCTGATTGTTCTTCATAACCGCATTGGATATATTCTGTGCGCGCTGGTATGGAGTATTGCAGTCCTCGGCATTATCTTAAAGGGCTGTTGGATTACCTGTCCCAAATGGTTGTCCTCTGTACTGTATATCGCCATGGGTTGGCTGTGTGTACTAGCATTTGTTCCAATCTTCCATGCACTCCCACGTGCAGGATTTGACTGGCTTCTTGCAGGCGGAATCATTTATACCATCGGTGGTGTGATCTATGCATTAAAAGTTCCGCTTTTTAATTCCAGACATAAGAATTTTGGTTCCCATGAGATCTTTCACATCTTCGTTATGCTTGGAAGTGCCTGCCATTTCATTGTCATGTACTTTTTTGTTGCTCCACTACCTGTATAA
- a CDS encoding LacI family DNA-binding transcriptional regulator: protein METEEKKIYTIEDIARELGVSKTTVSRAISGKGRISQATRDRVRAFIKEHDYRPNVVAKGLAQRKTYNIALLMPKDYVATEFLFFKDCMNGICEMASSYDYDIIISMIDGADVSQIQRLEANRKVDGIIVSRAVVSSKVQKYLKNCKEPYILIGPSSDPEVPFVDNKNQEAGKELTSIMLMKGFRNLALLGGNQSYNVTGSRYQGFLEAHEEMGVSVNENLIFMDTDNQAAVSDAVKRLLEEGADGIVCMDDVICSMCLSSLREKKISVPAEIKIASMYDSKNLEYNNPPITSIRFDTVRLGKMACAKLLNILGEKPLEDTVPLNYQVVLRESTQ from the coding sequence ATGGAAACAGAAGAAAAGAAGATATATACAATAGAAGATATCGCCCGGGAGCTTGGGGTAAGTAAGACTACGGTATCACGTGCTATTTCAGGAAAGGGAAGAATCAGTCAGGCTACAAGAGACAGAGTACGGGCATTTATAAAAGAACATGATTACAGACCCAATGTTGTGGCAAAGGGGTTGGCACAGCGTAAAACTTATAATATTGCACTGCTGATGCCGAAGGATTATGTTGCCACAGAGTTTCTTTTTTTTAAAGACTGTATGAATGGAATCTGTGAGATGGCTTCCTCCTATGATTATGATATTATTATTTCTATGATTGATGGAGCAGATGTATCGCAGATACAGAGACTGGAGGCAAATCGAAAAGTTGACGGGATCATTGTAAGCAGAGCAGTGGTAAGTTCCAAGGTACAGAAATATCTGAAGAACTGTAAGGAACCATATATATTGATCGGCCCGTCTTCAGATCCGGAAGTTCCGTTTGTAGATAACAAGAACCAGGAAGCCGGAAAAGAACTGACAAGTATTATGTTGATGAAAGGTTTTCGGAATCTGGCACTTCTGGGTGGAAATCAGTCCTACAATGTTACCGGAAGCAGATATCAGGGTTTTCTGGAAGCACATGAGGAAATGGGAGTTTCTGTTAACGAAAATCTGATCTTCATGGATACGGATAATCAGGCAGCAGTATCTGATGCTGTGAAGAGACTGCTTGAAGAAGGCGCGGATGGTATTGTCTGCATGGATGATGTGATCTGCAGCATGTGTCTGAGCAGTCTGAGGGAAAAGAAAATATCGGTTCCTGCAGAAATAAAAATAGCCAGTATGTATGACAGTAAGAATCTGGAATATAATAATCCACCGATTACCAGTATACGCTTTGATACGGTAAGACTGGGAAAGATGGCATGTGCGAAATTACTGAACATCCTCGGGGAGAAGCCACTGGAGGATACAGTGCCTCTGAACTACCAGGTAGTGTTGCGGGAGTCGACACAGTAG
- a CDS encoding extracellular solute-binding protein → MRKNVKKVIAPLLAAAMALSCTVCVSAAEDETIKLTVWGAEEDQNLLKELTDKFQEKYADQKFDIQIGVESESTAKDTILTDVEAGADVYAFADDQLPDLVKAGALLKLDDYAEALQLADTTLDDVKAANVEGAIDAATIDGSLYAFPRAADNGYFLYYDSSVISEEDAASWDSLLEAADKAGKKVGMTLASGWYNASFFYGAGFTTGLNDDGTTTMDWNGTSADGYTGVDVVKGMLDITSNPAFMAVADGDMSNQLASGNLAACVSGTWDAITAKEIFGDGYAATKLPTFTVGDKQVQQGSVAGYKYVGVNGYSENSGWAVLLAEYLTNEESQQMFFDQRESGPSNKNVAASDSVQENVALAALAAQSEYAQAQKVGGKYWDPAKTFGELIAQGTLSADDDNAIQEALDNLVEGAAASVE, encoded by the coding sequence ATGAGAAAAAATGTAAAAAAGGTGATTGCACCGTTACTGGCAGCAGCTATGGCACTTTCCTGCACAGTATGTGTAAGTGCAGCAGAGGATGAGACAATTAAACTGACTGTATGGGGAGCTGAAGAAGACCAGAATTTATTAAAAGAACTGACAGATAAATTCCAGGAGAAGTATGCAGATCAGAAATTTGATATTCAGATTGGCGTAGAATCTGAGTCTACTGCAAAAGATACTATTCTGACAGACGTAGAGGCTGGTGCAGATGTATATGCATTCGCAGATGATCAGCTTCCGGATCTTGTAAAAGCAGGAGCACTTCTGAAACTTGATGATTATGCAGAAGCACTTCAGCTTGCAGATACAACACTTGATGATGTAAAAGCTGCAAACGTTGAAGGCGCTATTGATGCAGCAACAATTGATGGCAGTCTGTATGCATTTCCAAGAGCAGCTGACAACGGATATTTTCTTTACTATGATTCATCTGTAATTTCCGAGGAAGATGCAGCAAGCTGGGACAGCCTTCTTGAAGCAGCTGATAAGGCCGGAAAGAAAGTTGGTATGACACTTGCTTCCGGATGGTACAATGCTTCTTTCTTCTATGGAGCAGGATTTACAACAGGACTTAATGATGACGGAACAACAACTATGGACTGGAACGGAACAAGTGCTGATGGATATACAGGTGTTGATGTAGTAAAAGGAATGCTTGATATTACATCTAATCCGGCATTTATGGCAGTTGCTGATGGTGATATGTCTAATCAGCTTGCATCCGGTAATCTGGCAGCATGCGTTTCCGGTACATGGGATGCAATCACAGCAAAGGAGATATTTGGTGACGGATATGCAGCAACAAAGCTTCCTACATTCACAGTTGGTGACAAACAGGTTCAGCAGGGATCTGTTGCCGGTTACAAATATGTTGGTGTAAACGGCTATTCTGAGAATTCCGGATGGGCAGTTCTTCTTGCTGAGTACCTTACAAACGAAGAATCCCAGCAGATGTTCTTTGATCAGAGAGAAAGTGGTCCTTCAAACAAGAATGTAGCAGCATCTGATTCTGTTCAGGAAAATGTAGCACTTGCAGCACTTGCAGCTCAGTCTGAATATGCACAGGCTCAGAAGGTTGGCGGAAAATATTGGGATCCTGCAAAGACATTCGGAGAACTGATTGCACAGGGAACATTATCTGCAGATGATGATAATGCAATCCAGGAAGCACTTGATAATCTGGTAGAGGGTGCTGCTGCTTCTGTAGAATAA
- a CDS encoding carbohydrate ABC transporter permease, whose product MAAQDNNSAAAAVSGFFKSIGGFFADFGTAVVKGDAFVKLSLIWMGAGYAKRKQYVKAVLMTLLEIAVIVFSVKFAMQYVPKFSTLGTVKMEKVFNMKTMKSEFNDYDNSFTILLFSLFSFVVWFAAAVVWFKNVINAYTLQKMEEAGKHINTFKEDLRSLTEEKFHITLLTLPVLGVVIFTLIPILLLIFVAFTNYDQQHMPPTELFSWVGFSNFISLFGGGGLTSTFGYAFVRVLGWTLVWAFFATFTTYIGGILLSLLLNSKKTRLSKMWRTLFIVTIAVPQFVSLLLVRNFFSNGGIVNTICHSIGLTGFLRSIGLVSTSYIPFLSAPGWAHVMIILINIWIGVPYQMLIATGVLMNLPSDQLESARVDGATNFQIFRKITMPYLLFVTGPALITDFVKNINNFNVIYLLTQDVYTTTNQAMASSQAKEVDLLVTWLFRLTQDYYNYKMASAIGIIVFIICAVFTLVAFNRMIKGDKEGTYQ is encoded by the coding sequence ATGGCAGCACAGGACAATAATTCTGCTGCAGCGGCAGTGAGTGGATTCTTTAAATCCATCGGTGGATTTTTTGCTGACTTTGGTACTGCTGTAGTGAAAGGTGATGCCTTTGTAAAGCTGTCCCTGATCTGGATGGGCGCAGGCTATGCAAAGCGTAAACAGTATGTGAAAGCAGTACTGATGACATTGCTGGAGATCGCAGTGATCGTTTTTTCAGTGAAATTTGCAATGCAGTATGTACCAAAATTCAGTACCCTTGGTACTGTAAAGATGGAAAAAGTCTTTAACATGAAAACAATGAAAAGTGAATTTAATGATTATGATAATTCCTTTACGATCCTGTTGTTTTCATTGTTCAGCTTTGTTGTATGGTTTGCGGCAGCTGTTGTGTGGTTTAAGAACGTGATCAATGCTTATACACTTCAGAAAATGGAAGAAGCGGGAAAGCATATCAATACTTTTAAAGAAGATCTCAGATCACTGACAGAAGAGAAGTTTCATATTACATTACTGACACTTCCGGTACTTGGAGTTGTGATTTTCACATTAATCCCAATCTTACTTCTGATCTTTGTAGCATTTACAAATTATGATCAGCAGCATATGCCTCCTACTGAGTTGTTCTCATGGGTAGGTTTCAGTAACTTTATCAGTTTGTTTGGCGGCGGCGGTCTTACATCTACGTTCGGATATGCATTTGTGCGGGTTCTGGGATGGACACTTGTATGGGCTTTCTTCGCAACATTTACAACTTATATCGGAGGTATCCTGCTTTCACTGCTTCTTAACAGCAAGAAGACAAGACTGTCGAAGATGTGGCGTACTTTATTTATCGTAACGATTGCAGTCCCGCAGTTTGTATCACTTCTGCTGGTGCGTAATTTCTTCTCCAATGGTGGTATCGTCAACACAATCTGTCACAGCATTGGACTGACCGGATTCTTAAGAAGCATAGGACTTGTGTCCACAAGCTATATTCCGTTTCTTTCTGCTCCGGGCTGGGCACATGTAATGATCATTCTCATTAATATCTGGATTGGTGTTCCGTATCAGATGCTGATCGCAACAGGTGTTCTGATGAACCTTCCTTCTGACCAGCTTGAGAGTGCAAGAGTAGACGGTGCAACAAACTTCCAGATATTCAGAAAGATTACAATGCCATATCTGCTCTTTGTAACAGGACCTGCTCTGATCACAGACTTTGTAAAAAATATTAATAACTTTAATGTTATTTATCTGCTCACACAGGATGTTTATACAACAACTAATCAGGCAATGGCAAGCTCACAGGCAAAAGAGGTTGACCTTCTGGTTACCTGGCTGTTCCGTCTGACTCAGGATTACTACAACTATAAGATGGCATCAGCAATCGGTATTATCGTGTTTATTATCTGTGCAGTATTCACCCTGGTTGCATTTAACAGGATGATCAAGGGAGATAAGGAGGGAACATATCAATAA
- a CDS encoding sugar ABC transporter permease, which produces MKKMKDSRTSSIVLHNLLIAVLAFIWLIPIIWLLCTSFSAYSGMNTSTFFPKEWSISNYMKLFHSDSVSQFPQWFLNTFIIACFTCVISTMFVLMVAYATSVMRFKMRKPLMNMAVILNLFPGMLAMIAVYFTLKSFNLTNSYAGLIMVYSASSGLGYLIAKGFFDTVPRALCEAARIDGCSEARIFFQMVLPMSRPIVVYTVISSFLVPWMDFVYAKMILNAGISSKYTVAIGLYKMLDKSLINSYFTQFCAGGVLVSIPISILFMIMQKFYVEGITGGAVKG; this is translated from the coding sequence ATGAAAAAGATGAAAGACAGTCGTACTTCTTCTATAGTATTACATAATTTATTGATCGCAGTGCTGGCATTTATCTGGCTGATTCCGATCATCTGGCTGTTATGTACTTCCTTCAGTGCATATTCAGGAATGAATACCAGTACATTTTTTCCGAAGGAATGGAGCATCAGCAATTACATGAAGCTGTTTCATTCAGATTCTGTATCTCAGTTTCCGCAGTGGTTTCTGAATACATTTATCATTGCATGCTTTACATGTGTGATTTCCACTATGTTCGTACTGATGGTTGCATATGCAACATCTGTTATGAGATTCAAGATGAGAAAACCGCTGATGAACATGGCAGTTATCCTGAATCTGTTTCCTGGTATGCTGGCAATGATTGCAGTTTACTTCACACTGAAATCTTTTAATCTGACAAACAGCTATGCCGGTCTGATCATGGTTTACTCTGCTTCTTCAGGTCTTGGTTATTTGATTGCGAAAGGATTCTTTGATACAGTTCCGAGAGCACTCTGCGAGGCTGCCAGAATTGATGGATGCAGTGAGGCAAGAATCTTCTTCCAGATGGTTCTGCCCATGAGCCGCCCGATTGTTGTTTATACAGTTATCAGCAGTTTCCTGGTGCCATGGATGGATTTCGTATATGCAAAGATGATCCTGAATGCCGGTATTTCTTCCAAATATACAGTTGCCATTGGTCTGTACAAGATGCTGGATAAGAGCCTTATCAATTCTTATTTTACTCAGTTCTGCGCAGGTGGTGTACTGGTATCCATACCGATTTCTATTCTGTTTATGATCATGCAGAAATTCTATGTGGAAGGAATTACAGGCGGTGCTGTAAAAGGTTGA
- a CDS encoding TraX family protein: protein MNMTTGRRGIVWKTPDITADGLKMFACITMLIQTVGIAIIEKGLIHLDQYTQESLNQAMSQDSRLMTLAGVGSIMQLIGGMAIPVFAFLLVEGFRNTSDYKKYLIMMAVTALVSEIPYDLAICGKVWDFSSQNAMITMCICLIMLKCLDLFKETSGFTGGMLKVLILIAAIVWVSIFRAEYGLCIVLLVFVFYVFETRNVLKTVLGCIISLMYVTGPIAFYGIWCCTGERKDYINKYVYYAFYPLHLLVLGVIANYIL from the coding sequence ATGAATATGACAACGGGAAGAAGAGGAATCGTCTGGAAAACTCCGGATATCACAGCTGATGGGCTGAAGATGTTTGCATGTATCACTATGCTGATCCAGACAGTTGGAATTGCCATTATTGAAAAAGGCCTGATCCATTTAGACCAGTATACTCAGGAGAGTCTGAACCAGGCGATGTCTCAGGATTCCCGTTTGATGACACTTGCGGGAGTCGGATCCATTATGCAGCTTATAGGCGGGATGGCGATTCCCGTATTTGCGTTTCTGCTGGTAGAGGGATTTCGTAATACATCGGATTATAAGAAGTATCTGATCATGATGGCTGTTACTGCACTGGTCAGTGAGATTCCATATGATCTGGCAATCTGCGGAAAAGTATGGGACTTTTCCAGTCAGAACGCAATGATCACGATGTGTATCTGCCTGATTATGCTGAAATGCTTAGATCTGTTTAAAGAAACTTCCGGATTTACAGGTGGTATGTTAAAGGTACTGATCCTGATCGCAGCTATTGTCTGGGTGAGCATTTTCCGGGCAGAGTATGGACTTTGTATTGTTCTGCTTGTGTTTGTGTTCTATGTGTTTGAGACAAGAAATGTGCTGAAAACAGTGCTGGGATGTATTATCAGTCTGATGTATGTGACCGGACCGATTGCGTTCTATGGAATCTGGTGCTGCACTGGAGAGAGAAAGGATTACATCAATAAATATGTCTATTATGCTTTTTATCCTTTGCATTTGCTGGTGCTTGGAGTAATTGCAAACTATATCCTGTAA